In Marinibacterium anthonyi, the DNA window GACCGCACGCTTGAGCTTTTGCGGGGCAGGCGGGCGACGCTGGCGATCGGGTTCGCCTATGACGGGCAGGAGGTCGGGGCGCTGCCGCTGGAGGAGACGGACCAGCGGCTGGACATGATCGTGACGGAACGCCGGGTGATCCAGCTGGGGTGAGCAGATTATTCTGCGAATAATCTCCTGCCCGCCGGTCATCATTTCGACGCTGCCAAGATTTTTCGTCGAAAAATCTGATCCCGTGGCCCGGGGCGGTCCAGGCCCACCACCACGCTTGCGCCCGGGGCGCGCCCGGCCTAGGAGCATGGGGCATGCGACTCCTCTTTCTGGGCGATGTCATGGGCCGTGCCGGCCGTGACGCCATATCCGAACACCTGCCGAAGCTGCGCGAAGACTGGCGGCTCGATTTCGTCGTGGTCAACGGCGAGAACGCCACCAATGGAATGGGCCTGTCCGCCGCCCATGCCAAGCTGATCTTTGACGCCGGGGCCGATTGCGTCACCCTGGGCGACCATGCCTTCGACCAGAAGGACATGATGCAGGCCGTCGAGGAAGACAGCCGCATCATCCGCCCGCTGAATTTCGCCAAGACCGCCCCGGGCCGGGGCTATCGGCTGTTCAACGCGCCGGGCGGGCGCAAGGTGCTGGTGCTGCAGGTGCTGGGCCAGGTCTTCATGAAGCGCGCCTTCGACGATCCGTTTTCGGCCGTGGACACCGTGCTGCGCGCGCATCCGCGCGGCGGGCTGGCCCAGGCCGTCATCGTCGACATGCATTGCGAGGCGACGTCGGAAAAGATGGCCATGGGCCATTTCTGCGACGGCAAGGCCAGCCTTGTCGTGGGCACCCACACCCATGTGCCCACCGGCGACGCCCAGATCCTGCCCGGCGGCACCGCCTACCTGACCGATGCCGGCATGTGCGGCGACTACCTGTCGGTGATCGGCATGGACAAGGCCGAACCCATGCGCCGCTTTGTCACCGGCATGGCCAAGGGCCGGTTCACCCCCGCCGAAGGCCCCGCCACCCTGTCGGGGGTCTTCGTCAAGACCGACGACCGCACCGGCGCGGCGCAAGAGGTCCGCATGATCCGCACCGGCGGCCGGCTGGAAACCGCGGAGCCCTGAGACACCATGGGTAGGACACCATGATCGTGGCACCATGACCCCATGACCGGCGCGACCCGTCTTCTGGCCTTCGCGGCCATGGGCCTGGTCGGGCTGGCCTGGGGCCTGTCGATGCCGCTGTCCAAGGTCGCCGTGTCCACGGGTTACC includes these proteins:
- a CDS encoding metallophosphoesterase, MG_246/ family; its protein translation is MRLLFLGDVMGRAGRDAISEHLPKLREDWRLDFVVVNGENATNGMGLSAAHAKLIFDAGADCVTLGDHAFDQKDMMQAVEEDSRIIRPLNFAKTAPGRGYRLFNAPGGRKVLVLQVLGQVFMKRAFDDPFSAVDTVLRAHPRGGLAQAVIVDMHCEATSEKMAMGHFCDGKASLVVGTHTHVPTGDAQILPGGTAYLTDAGMCGDYLSVIGMDKAEPMRRFVTGMAKGRFTPAEGPATLSGVFVKTDDRTGAAQEVRMIRTGGRLETAEP